In one window of Streptomyces sp. FXJ1.172 DNA:
- a CDS encoding TDT family transporter has translation MHVRDQPEEGNGRKRGRLGPGWFAAVMGSGIVAVAAATLPRGFPGLGEAATVVWAGTALLLVVLAVSYIGQRTLRAHAGDPVLAQFFGAPPMALLTVGAGTLLLGRRLIGERAAVDADWALWSAGTVLGLATACTVPYLMVTRHRFTPDAAFGGWLLPVVPPLVSAATGALLIPRAPAGQVRLALLLCCYSMLGLGLVAVLLVLAMVYTRLVHHDAPGGAVVPTMWIGVGALDQAVTALGTLATAAPSALPAPYARGSGVVALLGGLGIWGFALLWLVLATALTVREIRRGLPFAATWWSFIFPLGACVTATSALAARTGSQLFVWIAVVLYALLVAAWAVVAWHSLRHAVRQRERARR, from the coding sequence TCGGTCCCGGCTGGTTCGCCGCCGTCATGGGCAGCGGGATCGTCGCCGTCGCGGCCGCCACCCTGCCGCGCGGTTTCCCTGGGCTCGGCGAGGCCGCCACGGTGGTCTGGGCGGGGACCGCGCTGCTGCTGGTCGTGCTCGCCGTCAGTTATATCGGGCAGCGGACGCTGCGGGCGCATGCCGGTGATCCGGTACTGGCCCAGTTCTTCGGGGCGCCGCCGATGGCTCTGCTTACCGTCGGGGCCGGGACGCTGCTGCTCGGCCGGCGGCTGATCGGGGAGCGTGCGGCGGTGGATGCGGACTGGGCGCTGTGGTCGGCCGGTACGGTGCTGGGTCTTGCCACCGCCTGCACGGTGCCGTATCTGATGGTCACGCGGCACCGTTTCACGCCGGACGCGGCGTTCGGCGGCTGGCTGCTACCGGTGGTCCCGCCGCTGGTCTCCGCCGCGACGGGCGCGCTGCTCATCCCGCGGGCGCCGGCCGGGCAGGTGCGGCTGGCCCTGCTGCTGTGCTGCTACTCGATGCTCGGGCTCGGGTTGGTCGCGGTCCTGCTGGTGCTGGCCATGGTCTACACCCGCCTGGTGCATCATGACGCGCCCGGCGGTGCGGTCGTGCCCACGATGTGGATCGGCGTGGGGGCGCTCGATCAGGCGGTGACGGCGCTGGGGACGCTGGCCACGGCGGCGCCGAGCGCGCTCCCCGCCCCGTACGCGCGCGGGAGTGGTGTCGTAGCGCTCCTGGGTGGGCTCGGGATCTGGGGCTTCGCCCTGCTGTGGCTGGTACTGGCCACGGCGCTGACCGTACGGGAAATCCGCAGAGGGCTGCCCTTCGCAGCCACCTGGTGGTCCTTCATCTTCCCCCTCGGTGCATGCGTCACCGCCACCAGCGCGCTCGCCGCCCGTACCGGCTCGCAGCTGTTCGTCTGGATCGCCGTCGTCCTGTACGCCCTGCTCGTCGCCGCCTGGGCGGTCGTCGCCTGGCACTCCCTGCGCCATGCTGTCCGGCAGCGTGAGCGCGCCCGCCGCTGA